In the genome of Manis javanica isolate MJ-LG chromosome 17, MJ_LKY, whole genome shotgun sequence, one region contains:
- the LOC118973014 gene encoding interferon lambda-1-like has protein sequence MAALWVLVLVTAELGLTRASPVPTSKPATTRSGCNFSRFKSLSPRELAAFKKAKDAWENSLENWNCSSRLFPRTRDLKQLQVWERPIALEAELALTLKVLGTMADSSLGDILDQPLHTLRHIHSELWACILAQPTAGARPRGRLHHWLRRLQEAPEKESQGCREASVMFNLFRLLKKDLECVASRDLCV, from the exons ATGGCTGCACTGTGGGTCCTGGTGCTGGTGACTGCGGAGCTGGGCTTGACCAGAGCTAGCCCTGTTCCCACTTCCAAGCCTGCCACAACCAGGAGCGGCTGCAACTTTAGCAGGTTCAAATCTCTGTCACCAAGGGAGCTAGCGGCCTTCAAGAAAGCCAAGGATGCCTGG GAAAATTCACTGGAAAACTGGAACTGCAGCTCCCGCCTCTTCCCCAGGACCCGGGACCTGAAACAGCTGCAG GTGTGGGAGCGCCCCATTGCCTTGGAGGCTGAGCTGGCCCTGACGCTGAAGGTCCTGGGGACCATGGCTGACTCGTCCCTGGGTGACATCCTGGACCAGCCACTTCACACACTGCGCCACATCCACTCGGAGCTCTGGGCCTGT ATCCTAGCTCAGCCCACAGCAGGCGCCCGGCCCCGGGGCCGCCTCCACCACTGGCTGCGCCGGCTCCAGGAGGCTCCAGAGAAG GAGTCTCAAGGCTGCCGCGAGGCCTCTGTTATGTTCAACCTCTTCCGCCTCCTCAAAAAGGACCTGGAATGTGTTGCCAGCAGAGACCTGTGTGTCTAA